A stretch of [Clostridium] innocuum DNA encodes these proteins:
- a CDS encoding PRD domain-containing protein yields the protein MAKTRRDLIMNLVREYTSESLADKSFSFERCNAFDIALDLKLDRSNVSRILNQLFNDLQLIKVEGRPTLYLSKDVIVSEYHFNNIPQIIPGKENLKNLFVYDASDASFYKKGMNIIGNGYEESLTPVISKITPAIFYYQNKPLLIALQGEKGSGKKYFCKKLFDLAVQNKRISKKSRSFTFDYRSINESFSTLRQQFLDRNISMVIMEIYTPFQESEIYRFWNDLNNLCSNENKPLPIMIFLIDKSVENFAYFSQLTPYTAKYPNVKERTTKEMIELVLTFLQEEAVNLNSRIKVTGNAIASFLSADYTYNLFQLRNEIVYSLSNNLYSSVISNHEPIVITHENISKNVIQNKSADNSLEDHIRITVTQLLPEIIDIYPDQPCETLENLLQTQLNASIVITAQLKNIIEKAKEDVLMTRTKLLDSSSIEMQSKVYQALTPLFTKTKLKNDRQILSKLYIQIQHMLDNTFAYQFQLEHLDYKETAYSQELSDNVISTVENKFNISLLKVYKSYIRNFIYYALKSISQNTIMTLIVCHGERLAENYAQHLNQILGSRCFFSFDYNLYYQTHDFHEFTDKIYKLIKYIDIGKGVLIVGDKPPLTTLDKSIISTLNIPSFSLYPVSLPLLYETSEVVSQKTMHLLALLSDVVNRKKKIKAFLNDKSLTSKNERQSSDIFQRFQATFPTINIAKSNEALYRVLLNICTECNLPLSNNIIIQFLFHGTCMLDRCVKKQKIRYNLLESFMMEHTELFHIMKTNLLKIRDFMTLSISQEEIAVLCDVILNYQMEIDVQAERK from the coding sequence ATGGCGAAAACCAGACGGGATCTGATTATGAATCTGGTCAGAGAATACACCAGTGAAAGTCTTGCGGACAAATCCTTCAGCTTTGAACGATGCAATGCCTTTGATATCGCATTGGACCTGAAGCTGGACCGGTCCAACGTATCCAGAATTTTAAATCAGCTGTTTAACGATCTACAGCTCATCAAGGTGGAAGGAAGACCCACTCTATATTTATCCAAGGATGTTATTGTCAGCGAATATCATTTCAATAATATTCCCCAAATCATACCCGGAAAAGAAAACCTGAAAAATTTATTCGTATATGATGCAAGTGACGCCAGTTTTTACAAAAAAGGTATGAATATTATTGGAAACGGTTATGAGGAATCACTGACACCGGTTATCAGTAAGATCACCCCTGCCATTTTTTATTACCAGAACAAGCCGTTACTGATTGCCTTACAGGGAGAAAAAGGCTCAGGCAAGAAATATTTTTGTAAAAAGCTTTTCGATCTGGCCGTACAGAATAAGCGTATTTCCAAAAAAAGCAGAAGCTTCACCTTTGATTATCGTTCCATAAATGAAAGCTTTTCCACTTTACGGCAGCAGTTTCTTGATCGTAATATCTCCATGGTCATCATGGAAATCTACACCCCGTTTCAGGAAAGTGAGATTTACCGGTTCTGGAACGATCTCAACAATCTTTGCAGCAACGAAAACAAACCTTTACCTATCATGATTTTTCTGATAGATAAGAGCGTTGAAAACTTTGCATATTTCTCACAGCTGACACCTTATACAGCGAAGTATCCCAATGTAAAAGAGCGCACAACAAAAGAAATGATTGAGCTTGTGCTGACCTTCCTGCAGGAGGAGGCAGTGAATCTGAACAGCCGCATCAAGGTAACCGGAAATGCGATTGCCTCCTTTCTCAGCGCAGATTATACCTACAATCTCTTTCAGCTCCGCAATGAGATCGTTTATTCCCTATCCAATAATCTGTATTCCAGTGTGATTAGCAACCATGAACCAATCGTCATCACACATGAGAACATATCCAAAAATGTCATTCAAAACAAGAGTGCAGATAATTCTTTGGAGGACCATATTCGAATAACAGTTACACAGCTCCTTCCGGAAATCATAGATATTTATCCGGATCAGCCGTGTGAAACACTGGAAAATCTATTACAGACGCAGCTCAATGCAAGCATTGTCATAACTGCGCAGCTGAAAAACATCATAGAAAAGGCGAAAGAGGATGTCCTGATGACGCGGACAAAGCTTCTGGATTCCTCATCCATAGAAATGCAATCCAAGGTCTATCAGGCTCTGACCCCATTGTTTACGAAAACAAAATTGAAAAATGACCGCCAGATTTTAAGTAAGCTCTACATTCAGATTCAGCATATGCTGGATAATACCTTTGCCTACCAGTTCCAGCTGGAGCATCTGGATTATAAGGAAACGGCATATTCCCAGGAGCTGAGTGACAATGTGATCAGCACAGTGGAAAACAAGTTCAATATCAGTCTTCTGAAGGTATATAAAAGCTATATTCGCAATTTTATCTACTATGCATTAAAATCTATCAGTCAGAATACCATTATGACATTGATTGTCTGTCACGGAGAGCGTCTTGCGGAAAATTATGCCCAGCATCTGAACCAGATTCTGGGAAGCCGCTGTTTCTTTTCCTTCGATTATAATCTCTATTATCAGACGCATGATTTTCATGAGTTTACGGATAAGATATATAAGCTGATCAAATATATTGATATAGGAAAAGGCGTACTCATCGTGGGTGACAAGCCGCCGCTTACGACATTGGATAAGTCCATTATCTCCACGTTAAACATTCCCTCCTTCTCCCTGTATCCGGTTTCTCTTCCACTATTATATGAAACCAGTGAAGTGGTTTCACAGAAGACCATGCATCTGTTGGCTCTGCTCAGTGATGTAGTGAACCGAAAGAAGAAAATAAAGGCATTTTTGAATGATAAGAGTCTGACCTCTAAAAATGAGCGTCAAAGCAGCGATATCTTTCAGCGCTTTCAGGCAACCTTCCCCACCATCAATATAGCAAAGTCCAATGAAGCCCTGTACCGCGTACTGCTCAATATTTGCACGGAATGCAATTTGCCGCTTTCCAATAACATCATTATACAGTTCCTGTTTCACGGCACCTGTATGCTGGACCGCTGTGTGAAGAAGCAGAAAATCCGCTATAATCTTTTGGAAAGCTTTATGATGGAGCATACCGAGCTGTTTCACATCATGAAAACGAATTTGTTGAAAATCCGGGATTTTATGACACTTTCCATTTCACAGGAGGAAATCGCCGTTTTGTGTGATGTTATACTCAATTATCAGATGGAGATTGATGTTCAAGCAGAGCGAAAATAA